The sequence GCAACCTATAAAAGGAGACGAACCACAATATATTGTGTTCTGTAAGCTTCAAAATCAATATGTGGTGGCTGAGTAGTTACAAAAATTGTATCGTAATACAAAATAGCCACACCCTTATGATTTTTAAAGAGCCGGATTGAATCGTGCTTTACCCTTTCGCTACCAAGCAGTTGGCTGTAGACGGCAAAGGTTAACCCTTCACATTCTTCTGACCTTAGTAATTGCCAGATCTTAGGGATATCCTCTCTTTCCAGTTCTTCATCAGCGTCAAGAATAAGTATCCAATCTGATTTGGCATAACTTAGAGAGATATTTCTGGCGGCGGAGAAATCATTCTCCCAGGGATGCTTATAGACCCTAGCGTCAAAGGAATGGGCTATCTCCATAGTCTTATCCTTTGAGCCGGTATCGACGACGATGATCTCATCGACCAGACCTTTCACACTTTCGAGACAACGAGGCAGTTGCTCTTCTTCGTCTCGAACAATCATACAAAGGGAAATAGTTGGATGTTTTTGCATATCACAACTCCCTCGACAGTTAAAAGTTCTTGCATGCCTTCGGGCCCAACTTATAAAATAGGGCACTTGCTTTTGGTAGCGGGTAGATTCAAATAGACCAGGAATACCAATGAGTTGCGAAGAACTTTTAACTGTCGAGTTAGTTCCAACAGTGTTTTAATCTCTGACCCTAATATAACACCGCATAAGTTTCTCCTTGGTTTCAACAGGGTTCGAGGATTCAAGGGTAGGTTTATGTTAATATTACTTGAATCCTGGAAGCCTTGACCCCTATCTGCGACTCCAAACCAGGGAGGAAGTTCTGCCGAGCTGGACTAATTTACCACAAGACATATTCTCTGTCAAACAAAACTTGCTGCTCTCCATGTGTGAAGAA is a genomic window of bacterium containing:
- a CDS encoding glycosyltransferase family 2 protein, translating into MQKHPTISLCMIVRDEEEQLPRCLESVKGLVDEIIVVDTGSKDKTMEIAHSFDARVYKHPWENDFSAARNISLSYAKSDWILILDADEELEREDIPKIWQLLRSEECEGLTFAVYSQLLGSERVKHDSIRLFKNHKGVAILYYDTIFVTTQPPHIDFEAYRTQYIVVRLLL